Proteins from a genomic interval of Micromonospora sp. NBC_00389:
- a CDS encoding septum formation family protein: MRRAMTTLFAAAVTAVLLAGCARAGGLDGDLTDDWAALPPAVPFTPAAGVCQAADFTDVVTLAGYQPMDCAGPHREETVHVGAFPVERAGGSAELRGAFAECDTRATGYVGDDWRAGRLRLSVALPSGPGWAADSRWYRCDLTELTTVEAAATVVVRSGSLRDALKGVSALRLGCQQTRGATVRGAQTLVPVECGVRHDAEFVGVWRAPDTPYPTRDADWAPLYTGCRTILGRYVGVPDDAELRFRSGVVVRPPGAGRWRVGDRGFRCYLWLSDRTATGSLRGAGPAGLPVRTK; encoded by the coding sequence ATGCGCCGTGCGATGACGACCCTGTTCGCCGCTGCTGTGACGGCAGTTCTGCTGGCCGGCTGCGCCAGGGCCGGCGGCCTGGACGGTGATCTGACCGACGACTGGGCGGCGCTGCCACCGGCGGTGCCGTTCACCCCGGCCGCCGGCGTGTGTCAGGCCGCCGACTTCACCGACGTCGTCACCCTGGCCGGCTATCAGCCGATGGACTGTGCCGGCCCGCACCGGGAGGAGACCGTGCACGTGGGGGCGTTCCCGGTCGAGCGGGCCGGCGGCTCTGCCGAGCTGCGCGGCGCGTTCGCCGAGTGCGACACCCGGGCCACCGGGTACGTGGGCGACGACTGGCGGGCCGGCCGGTTGCGGCTGTCGGTGGCGCTGCCGTCCGGGCCGGGCTGGGCGGCGGATTCCCGCTGGTACCGGTGCGATCTCACCGAGTTGACCACGGTCGAGGCGGCGGCCACCGTGGTGGTCCGGTCGGGCAGTCTGCGGGACGCGTTGAAGGGGGTCTCCGCGCTGCGGTTGGGCTGCCAGCAGACCCGCGGCGCGACCGTCCGGGGCGCGCAGACGCTGGTCCCGGTGGAGTGCGGTGTCCGCCACGACGCCGAGTTCGTCGGGGTCTGGCGGGCACCGGACACGCCGTACCCGACCCGGGACGCGGACTGGGCTCCGCTCTACACCGGCTGCCGCACGATCCTCGGCCGGTACGTGGGCGTGCCGGACGACGCCGAGCTGCGATTCCGCAGCGGTGTGGTGGTCCGCCCGCCGGGTGCGGGGCGCTGGCGGGTCGGCGACCGGGGGTTCCGCTGCTACCTGTGGCTCAGCGACCGTACGGCGACCGGCTCGCTGCGGGGCGCGGGCCCGGCCGGCCTGCCGGTTCGGACGAAGTGA
- the panD gene encoding aspartate 1-decarboxylase has protein sequence MLRTMLKSKIHRATVTQADLHYVGSVTVDEDLLDAADLLPGEQVAIVDITNGARLETYVIPGERGSGVIGINGAAAHLVHPGDLVILISYGQMDDAEARSYRPRVVHVDADNRVVELGADPAAAAPGTAGDPVPSPLAVASA, from the coding sequence ATGCTGCGGACCATGCTCAAGTCGAAGATCCACCGCGCCACCGTGACCCAGGCCGACCTGCACTACGTCGGCTCGGTGACGGTGGACGAGGACCTGCTCGACGCTGCCGACCTGCTCCCCGGCGAGCAGGTGGCGATCGTGGACATCACCAACGGGGCCCGGCTGGAGACGTACGTCATCCCGGGCGAGCGGGGCAGCGGCGTGATCGGCATCAATGGCGCTGCCGCGCACCTGGTGCACCCCGGTGACCTGGTCATCCTGATCTCGTACGGGCAGATGGACGACGCCGAGGCCCGGTCGTACCGGCCACGGGTGGTGCACGTCGATGCGGACAACCGGGTGGTCGAGCTGGGCGCCGATCCGGCTGCGGCGGCACCGGGCACGGCCGGCGACCCGGTGCCCAGCCCGTTGGCCGTGGCGAGCGCCTGA
- the panC gene encoding pantoate--beta-alanine ligase — MTQLVHTRADLAEARAALKGTVAVVMTMGALHSGHETLLRAARDQADHVLVTIFVNPLQFGPNEDFDRYPRTLDSDLEVCRRAGADLVFAPSVAEMYPDGQPRVRLDPGPRGAELEGASRPGFFHGVLTVVLKLLQLTRPDLAFFGEKDYQQLTLVRRMTRDLDVPVEVVGVPTVREPDGLALSSRNRYLSEPERAAALSLSAALLAGARAADDGLDAGAVLSAAHAAFGAGTPGARLDYLVLTDPELEPGPVSGPARLVIAAWVGSTRLIDNAAIHLAPRP; from the coding sequence ATGACCCAGCTGGTGCACACCCGCGCCGACCTGGCCGAGGCACGGGCCGCGCTGAAGGGCACCGTCGCCGTGGTGATGACCATGGGCGCGCTGCACTCCGGGCACGAGACGCTGCTGCGCGCTGCCCGGGACCAGGCCGACCACGTGCTGGTGACGATCTTCGTGAACCCGCTGCAGTTCGGGCCGAACGAGGACTTCGACCGCTATCCGCGGACGCTCGACTCGGACCTGGAGGTGTGCCGGCGGGCCGGCGCCGACCTGGTCTTCGCCCCGTCGGTGGCCGAGATGTACCCGGACGGCCAGCCCCGGGTGCGGCTCGACCCGGGCCCGCGCGGCGCGGAACTGGAGGGCGCGAGCCGCCCCGGCTTCTTCCACGGCGTACTCACCGTGGTGTTGAAACTGCTCCAGCTCACCCGGCCTGACCTGGCGTTCTTCGGCGAGAAGGACTACCAGCAGCTCACCCTGGTCCGGCGGATGACCCGGGACCTGGACGTACCGGTCGAGGTGGTTGGCGTGCCGACCGTCCGGGAGCCGGACGGTTTGGCGCTGTCCAGCCGCAACCGCTACCTGAGCGAGCCCGAGCGGGCCGCCGCGTTGAGCCTGTCCGCCGCGCTGCTGGCCGGTGCGCGGGCCGCCGACGACGGCCTGGACGCGGGGGCGGTGCTGTCCGCCGCGCACGCCGCGTTCGGCGCCGGTACGCCCGGTGCCCGGCTCGACTACCTGGTACTCACCGATCCGGAGCTGGAGCCGGGGCCGGTGTCCGGGCCGGCGCGGCTGGTGATCGCCGCGTGGGTGGGCAGCACCCGGTTGATCGACAACGCGGCGATCCACCTCGCCCCCCGCCCCTGA
- a CDS encoding Rossmann-like and DUF2520 domain-containing protein, whose amino-acid sequence MSAPLRPRPAAPRGAAVPQGRAVTGAPASVPSRFLTVGVVGAGRVGAVLGAALAAAGHRVVAVAGGSGASRARLALLLPDVPRRPVAAVAHAAADLLLIAVPDDALAGVVADLADRGALRPGQVVAHTSGAHGLAVLEPAVAVGARPLALHPAMTFTGTPDDLARLAGISYGVTAPAELRPLAARLVADLGGVPEWVGEADRPLYHAALAHGANHLVTLVNEATDRLRDAGVAQPEKVLAPLLRAALENALRLGDDALTGPVSRGDAGTVQRHLARLAATAPESVPAYLALARRTADRAIAAGRLQPVDAQSLLGVLASTSREVAA is encoded by the coding sequence ATGAGCGCACCGTTGCGCCCGCGTCCGGCCGCCCCGCGCGGAGCCGCCGTACCGCAGGGCCGCGCCGTCACCGGCGCCCCGGCTTCCGTTCCCTCTCGCTTCCTGACCGTCGGTGTCGTCGGCGCCGGACGGGTCGGTGCCGTGCTGGGCGCCGCGCTCGCCGCAGCCGGGCACCGGGTGGTCGCCGTCGCCGGCGGCTCCGGGGCCAGCCGCGCCCGGCTCGCCCTGCTGCTGCCCGACGTACCTCGCCGTCCGGTCGCCGCCGTCGCCCACGCCGCCGCCGATCTGCTGCTGATCGCGGTGCCGGACGACGCGCTGGCCGGGGTGGTCGCCGACCTCGCCGACCGGGGCGCGCTGCGCCCGGGCCAGGTGGTCGCGCACACCTCCGGCGCGCACGGGCTGGCCGTGCTGGAGCCCGCCGTGGCGGTCGGCGCCAGGCCACTCGCCCTGCACCCCGCCATGACCTTCACCGGTACGCCGGACGACCTGGCCCGGCTGGCCGGCATCTCCTACGGGGTGACCGCCCCGGCGGAGCTGCGCCCGCTGGCCGCCCGGCTGGTCGCCGACCTCGGCGGCGTGCCCGAGTGGGTGGGCGAGGCGGACCGCCCGCTGTACCACGCCGCGCTGGCGCACGGCGCGAACCACCTGGTGACCCTGGTGAACGAGGCGACCGACCGGCTGCGCGACGCCGGTGTGGCCCAGCCGGAGAAGGTGCTCGCCCCGCTGCTGCGGGCCGCCCTGGAGAACGCGCTGCGGCTGGGCGACGACGCGCTGACCGGCCCGGTCTCCCGCGGTGACGCGGGTACCGTCCAGCGGCACCTGGCCCGGCTGGCCGCCACCGCCCCGGAGTCCGTCCCCGCCTATCTGGCGCTGGCCCGGCGTACCGCCGACCGGGCGATCGCCGCCGGCCGGCTCCAGCCGGTGGACGCGCAGTCGCTGCTCGGCGTGCTCGCCAGCACCAGCCGGGAGGTGGCGGCATGA
- a CDS encoding phytase yields the protein MRRLVIPALAVVPLLLAGAPATAAPRPAGTDTPRPVRAVVETPSLFDDAAGGDADADDPAIWVNPTDRAGSLVIATAKNGGLRVYDLRARERQVIATPPAPGPEDEAGRFNNVDLVGGFRLAGRRADLAVVTDRGRDHLRFYRIDPRTRLLTDVTAPDVPFAFNADQAGVNEQRTAYGLGTYTDTDGSVYAVVSRRSTPEVGVFRLVERAGKVSYRRVDRLTLPSTFTLPDGTAWSPCTDPGDGPQVEGTVVDPDSGVVHLAQEKVGLWRTRLVHGRFVGAPVSVERVREYGVPAAYDAEEEDCVTDYAADPGFGGRIAQDVEGLTIYPTGHSTGTLLVSSQGDDTFYTYDRRTDRPTGRFAVVDGRVDGSQECDGAAVVSTPLPGYPGGLLVVHDGRNTPETPGEDGEARPDTDFKFLDAGFLRPRH from the coding sequence ATGAGACGACTCGTGATCCCCGCGCTGGCGGTCGTACCGCTGCTGCTGGCCGGCGCTCCCGCGACCGCCGCGCCGCGCCCCGCAGGGACCGACACCCCGCGCCCGGTCCGCGCGGTGGTCGAGACCCCCTCCCTCTTTGACGACGCGGCCGGCGGGGACGCCGACGCGGACGATCCGGCGATCTGGGTCAACCCGACCGACCGGGCCGGCAGCCTGGTCATCGCCACCGCGAAGAACGGCGGTCTGCGGGTGTACGACCTGCGGGCCCGCGAACGACAGGTGATCGCCACCCCGCCGGCACCCGGACCGGAGGACGAGGCTGGCCGGTTCAACAACGTCGACCTGGTCGGCGGGTTCCGGCTGGCCGGCCGGCGCGCGGACCTGGCCGTGGTCACCGACCGGGGGCGTGACCACCTGCGCTTCTACCGGATCGACCCGCGCACCCGGCTGCTGACCGACGTGACCGCGCCGGACGTGCCGTTCGCGTTCAACGCCGACCAGGCCGGGGTCAACGAGCAGCGCACCGCGTACGGGCTGGGCACGTACACCGACACCGACGGCAGCGTGTACGCCGTGGTGAGCCGGCGCAGCACCCCGGAGGTGGGGGTGTTCCGGCTGGTGGAGCGGGCCGGGAAGGTGAGCTACCGGCGGGTGGACAGGCTGACCCTGCCCAGCACGTTCACCCTGCCCGACGGCACCGCGTGGTCGCCGTGCACCGACCCGGGTGACGGCCCGCAGGTGGAGGGAACGGTGGTGGACCCGGACAGCGGGGTGGTGCACCTGGCCCAGGAGAAGGTCGGGCTGTGGCGTACCCGACTGGTCCACGGCCGGTTCGTGGGCGCACCGGTGTCGGTGGAGCGGGTCCGCGAGTACGGCGTGCCGGCGGCGTACGACGCCGAGGAGGAGGACTGCGTGACCGACTACGCGGCCGATCCCGGTTTCGGCGGCCGGATCGCCCAGGACGTGGAGGGGCTGACCATCTACCCCACCGGGCATTCCACCGGCACCCTGCTCGTGTCCAGTCAGGGTGACGACACCTTCTACACCTACGACCGGCGCACCGATCGGCCGACGGGCCGGTTCGCGGTGGTCGACGGCCGGGTCGACGGGTCGCAGGAGTGTGACGGCGCGGCCGTGGTCTCCACCCCGTTGCCCGGCTACCCGGGTGGTCTGCTGGTGGTGCACGACGGCCGGAACACCCCGGAGACCCCGGGTGAGGACGGCGAGGCCCGTCCGGACACCGACTTCAAGTTCCTCGACGCCGGATTCCTCCGCCCCCGGCACTGA
- a CDS encoding SAM-dependent methyltransferase, with protein MSIPWRDAMSRALYGPGGFFVAGAGPADHFRTSVHASPAFASALLRLISEVDTALGHPSRLSVVDVGAGRGELLLTLLRLVSSEDAAGFAASETAAGLAVGVSGEPTRSGRSGLIPPRAGSPETLTATAAARPSRDVPSSGAVRPSLAERVRFTAVELAPRPEHLPEEIEWVSAIPAGINGVLLATEWLDNVPLDVAVHTRDGWRYLLVDPNSGAETVGELVSPDDLEWLTTWWPRPTSLPGADRDLNPAAAGTAATSGSEPGFRAARPAQGSSLTARSRPGCPETPHSDHTRAEIGRARDAAWADAISRIERGMAVAVDYGHLRDGRPVDGTLTGYRGGRQVPPVPDGSADVTAHVAMDSVASAGAAVARCAYSLVSQREALRALGADGGRPPLSLAGTDPAGYVRALAAASAVAELTDPAGLGGHWWLRQPVGIPLGPAVAR; from the coding sequence ATGTCGATTCCCTGGCGTGACGCGATGAGCCGGGCGCTCTACGGGCCGGGCGGCTTCTTCGTGGCCGGTGCCGGGCCGGCCGACCACTTCCGGACCAGCGTGCACGCCTCCCCGGCGTTCGCCAGCGCACTGCTGCGCCTGATCTCCGAGGTGGACACGGCCCTCGGCCACCCTTCCCGCCTCTCCGTGGTCGACGTCGGCGCTGGGCGAGGGGAGCTGCTCCTTACCCTGCTCAGGCTCGTCTCATCCGAAGACGCCGCCGGGTTCGCCGCATCCGAGACCGCCGCCGGGCTCGCGGTGGGGGTTTCCGGGGAGCCCACCCGCTCCGGGCGGTCAGGCTTGATCCCTCCGCGGGCGGGCTCCCCGGAAACCCTGACCGCCACGGCCGCCGCCCGGCCGTCACGTGATGTGCCGTCGTCGGGCGCCGTCCGTCCGTCGCTGGCGGAACGGGTGCGGTTCACGGCGGTTGAGCTGGCACCTCGTCCTGAGCACCTGCCTGAGGAGATCGAGTGGGTGTCTGCGATTCCTGCTGGGATCAACGGGGTGCTGCTGGCAACCGAGTGGTTGGACAACGTTCCGTTGGACGTGGCGGTGCACACCAGGGATGGCTGGCGGTACCTGCTGGTCGACCCGAACAGTGGCGCGGAGACGGTTGGGGAACTCGTCAGCCCTGATGATCTCGAATGGTTGACGACATGGTGGCCAAGGCCCACGAGCCTGCCTGGTGCGGACCGTGACTTGAATCCGGCGGCGGCCGGAACTGCCGCGACCAGCGGAAGCGAGCCGGGTTTCCGGGCAGCCCGGCCGGCGCAGGGATCAAGCCTGACCGCCCGGAGCCGGCCGGGCTGCCCGGAAACCCCCCACAGCGACCACACACGAGCCGAGATCGGGCGGGCAAGGGACGCAGCATGGGCGGACGCGATAAGCAGGATCGAGCGAGGGATGGCCGTGGCCGTGGACTATGGGCACCTGCGGGACGGGCGGCCGGTGGACGGGACGCTGACCGGGTACCGGGGTGGGCGGCAGGTGCCTCCGGTGCCGGACGGGTCGGCTGACGTGACCGCGCACGTGGCCATGGACTCGGTCGCCTCCGCCGGCGCAGCGGTCGCCCGGTGTGCGTACTCCCTGGTCTCGCAGCGGGAGGCGCTGCGGGCGCTCGGGGCCGACGGCGGCCGACCGCCGCTGAGCCTGGCCGGCACCGACCCGGCGGGGTACGTGCGGGCACTGGCCGCCGCGTCGGCGGTGGCCGAGCTGACCGACCCGGCCGGGCTCGGCGGGCACTGGTGGCTGCGCCAACCGGTCGGCATCCCGCTCGGGCCGGCCGTGGCACGATGA
- a CDS encoding NADH-quinone oxidoreductase subunit D: protein MTGMTTDAGDLRELTVGTGAGLVADTGGEQLGTDMVLNIGPQHPSTHGVLRLKLVLDGERVVACEPIVGYMHRGAEKLFEVRDYRQIIVLANRHDWLSAFSNELGVVLAVERLMGMEVPERATWLRMALAELNRVLNHLMFLGSYPLEIGAITPMFYAFRERETIQAVMEEVSGGRIHYMFNRVGGLKEEVPYGWTGRARAAIGEVRRRLPDLDHLIRRNDIFLARTVGVGVLSAADAAAFGASGPVARASGLDLDLRRDDPYLAYDELDVPVVTKTAGDCHARFEVLLDQVYASLDLAEQCLDRVDQLTGPINTRLPKVLKAPEGHTYAWTENPLGINGYYLVSRGEKTPWRLKLRTASYANVQALATLLPGCLVPDLIAILGSMFFVVGDIDK from the coding sequence ATGACGGGCATGACCACCGACGCCGGGGACCTCCGTGAACTGACCGTCGGCACCGGGGCCGGCTTGGTCGCCGACACCGGCGGTGAGCAGCTCGGCACCGACATGGTGCTGAACATCGGCCCACAGCACCCCTCCACGCACGGCGTGCTGCGGCTGAAGCTGGTACTCGACGGTGAGCGGGTGGTCGCCTGCGAACCGATCGTCGGCTACATGCACCGGGGCGCGGAGAAGCTCTTCGAGGTGCGCGACTACCGGCAGATCATCGTGCTGGCCAACCGGCACGACTGGCTGTCCGCGTTCTCCAACGAGCTGGGTGTGGTGCTCGCGGTGGAGCGGCTGATGGGCATGGAGGTGCCGGAGCGGGCCACCTGGCTGCGGATGGCGCTGGCCGAGCTGAACAGGGTGCTCAACCACCTGATGTTCCTCGGCTCCTACCCGCTGGAGATCGGCGCGATCACGCCGATGTTCTACGCCTTCCGGGAACGGGAGACCATCCAGGCGGTGATGGAGGAGGTCTCCGGCGGCCGGATCCACTACATGTTCAACCGGGTGGGCGGGCTCAAGGAGGAGGTGCCGTACGGCTGGACCGGACGGGCCCGCGCGGCGATCGGCGAGGTACGCCGGCGGTTGCCGGACCTGGACCACCTGATCCGGCGCAACGACATCTTCTTGGCCCGGACCGTGGGGGTGGGCGTGCTCTCCGCCGCCGACGCCGCCGCGTTCGGCGCGTCCGGGCCGGTGGCCCGGGCCTCGGGGCTCGACCTGGACCTGCGGCGCGACGACCCCTACCTGGCCTACGACGAGCTGGACGTGCCGGTGGTGACGAAGACCGCCGGCGACTGCCACGCCCGCTTCGAGGTGCTGCTCGACCAGGTGTACGCGTCGCTGGACCTCGCCGAGCAGTGCCTGGACCGGGTGGATCAGCTGACCGGACCGATCAACACCCGGCTGCCCAAGGTGCTGAAGGCGCCGGAGGGGCACACCTACGCCTGGACCGAGAACCCGCTCGGCATCAACGGCTACTACCTGGTCTCCCGTGGCGAGAAGACGCCGTGGCGGCTGAAGCTGCGCACCGCGTCGTACGCCAACGTGCAGGCGCTGGCCACCCTGCTCCCCGGCTGCCTGGTGCCGGACCTGATCGCCATCCTCGGCTCGATGTTCTTCGTGGTCGGGGACATCGACAAGTGA
- a CDS encoding glycine betaine ABC transporter substrate-binding protein, with protein sequence MRAKTRLAIGTIGVIAAAGLLTGCGDAGSSGTDAPQAGASGAGCAPVAGQQLIALQDDKKLQNSDNVIPAVNSKVANPQLIAALDKVSAALDTPKLVLLNKAVDTDRKTPKVAAEEFATANNLTAGIAKGPGGDIVVGAGNFSESQTLAELYRIALTAAGYQVKVQQIGNRELYEPALEKGEIQVVPEYAATMAEFLNTKANGANPPPVSSPDINNTVAALKAEGDKAGITFGAPAAAQDQNAFAVTQAFADKYGVRTLSELAAKCSGNATVLGGPPECQQRPFCKPGLEKTYGLSVGSFSSLDQGGPLTKNGLRTGAISVGLIFSSDSAFATS encoded by the coding sequence ATGCGCGCAAAAACACGTCTGGCGATCGGCACGATCGGCGTCATCGCCGCGGCAGGGCTTCTGACCGGGTGCGGTGACGCCGGCTCGTCCGGCACCGACGCGCCGCAGGCGGGTGCCTCCGGGGCCGGGTGCGCCCCGGTCGCCGGCCAGCAGCTCATCGCTCTGCAGGACGACAAGAAGCTCCAGAACTCCGACAACGTCATTCCCGCGGTCAACAGCAAGGTGGCCAACCCGCAGCTGATCGCGGCACTGGACAAGGTCTCCGCCGCGCTCGACACGCCGAAGTTGGTCCTGCTCAACAAGGCCGTCGACACCGATCGCAAGACCCCCAAGGTGGCAGCCGAGGAGTTCGCCACCGCGAACAACCTCACTGCGGGCATCGCCAAGGGGCCGGGCGGCGACATCGTCGTCGGCGCCGGCAACTTCAGCGAGAGCCAGACGTTGGCCGAGCTGTACCGGATCGCACTCACCGCCGCCGGCTACCAGGTCAAGGTTCAGCAGATCGGCAACCGGGAGCTCTACGAACCGGCACTGGAGAAGGGCGAGATCCAGGTCGTCCCGGAGTACGCCGCGACCATGGCCGAGTTCCTCAACACCAAGGCCAACGGCGCCAACCCCCCGCCGGTCTCCTCGCCCGACATCAACAACACGGTGGCCGCGCTCAAGGCCGAAGGCGACAAGGCGGGCATCACCTTCGGTGCCCCGGCTGCCGCCCAGGACCAGAACGCCTTCGCGGTGACCCAGGCCTTCGCCGACAAGTACGGCGTGCGGACCCTCTCCGAGTTGGCGGCGAAGTGCTCCGGCAACGCGACCGTGCTGGGTGGCCCGCCGGAGTGCCAGCAGCGTCCGTTCTGCAAGCCGGGCCTGGAGAAGACGTACGGGCTGTCGGTGGGCTCGTTCTCCTCGCTGGACCAGGGCGGGCCGCTGACCAAGAACGGGCTGCGCACCGGTGCCATCAGCGTCGGCCTGATCTTCTCCTCGGACAGCGCTTTCGCCACCAGTTGA
- a CDS encoding ABC transporter permease, translating to MSAAANPVHQAVLWLNDPLNWTNPGGILDRLGEHLAISAAAVALGCLVAWPLGLWLGHTGRGGGLVVLVSNATLAIPTLALLTILPLTFLGFGRTPVVVALAVFAVPPLLANAYTGVRQADPEARDAARGMGLSGGQLLRRVELPLAVPYLAAGFRTAAVQVIATTALASFVNGGGLGEIIRTGFGLSIAAGGGQIVAGGVLVAGLALLAEVILGGVERLVTPGPLRRGQQRAGRPRPADATGSA from the coding sequence GTGAGCGCCGCCGCGAACCCGGTGCACCAGGCGGTGCTCTGGCTCAACGACCCCCTGAACTGGACCAACCCCGGCGGCATCCTGGACCGGCTCGGCGAGCACCTGGCGATCTCGGCTGCGGCGGTGGCGCTCGGCTGTCTGGTGGCCTGGCCGCTCGGGCTCTGGCTGGGGCACACCGGGCGGGGCGGCGGCCTGGTGGTGCTGGTGTCCAACGCCACCCTGGCCATCCCGACCCTGGCGCTGTTGACCATCCTGCCGCTGACCTTCCTCGGCTTCGGCCGTACGCCGGTGGTGGTGGCCCTGGCCGTCTTCGCCGTACCGCCGCTGCTGGCCAACGCCTACACCGGCGTACGTCAGGCGGACCCGGAGGCCCGCGACGCGGCGCGCGGGATGGGCCTGTCGGGCGGGCAGTTGCTGCGTCGGGTGGAGTTGCCGCTCGCGGTGCCCTACCTGGCCGCCGGCTTCCGGACCGCCGCCGTGCAGGTGATCGCCACCACAGCGTTGGCCTCGTTCGTCAACGGCGGCGGTCTCGGCGAGATCATCCGCACCGGCTTCGGCCTGAGCATCGCGGCCGGCGGGGGTCAGATCGTGGCCGGCGGTGTACTGGTGGCCGGGCTCGCGCTGCTGGCCGAAGTGATCCTGGGCGGCGTCGAACGGCTGGTCACCCCCGGTCCGCTACGGCGCGGTCAGCAGCGCGCCGGGCGGCCCCGACCCGCCGACGCCACCGGCAGCGCCTGA
- a CDS encoding ABC transporter permease has product MSFRLSYRADPGNPWFSWQYVRDNSDTILAAVREHASLTGRAVLIAVLIALPLSVVAYWFRPLAGPILGITGVIYTIPSLALFAFIAPYLGTGATTVLVGLVLYALLLIVRNVVAGLNQVPPEVREAAEGMGYGRWGRLFRIDLPLAIPGILTGLRLATVSTVALVTVGVLVGHGGLGQLIFAGFQNNLYKAEIMTGTVLCVALAVLLDLLLVLVARLVTPWSVRGAR; this is encoded by the coding sequence ATGTCCTTCCGCCTGAGCTACCGGGCCGACCCGGGTAACCCCTGGTTCTCCTGGCAGTACGTGCGGGACAACTCTGACACGATCCTCGCCGCGGTGCGCGAACACGCCTCCCTCACCGGGCGGGCGGTGCTGATCGCGGTGCTGATCGCCCTACCGTTGTCCGTGGTCGCCTACTGGTTCCGCCCGCTGGCCGGTCCGATCCTCGGCATCACCGGTGTGATCTACACCATCCCGTCGCTGGCGCTGTTCGCGTTCATCGCGCCCTACCTGGGCACCGGCGCCACCACCGTGCTGGTCGGGTTGGTCCTGTACGCGCTGCTGCTGATCGTGCGCAACGTGGTGGCCGGGCTCAACCAGGTGCCGCCGGAGGTCCGCGAGGCCGCGGAGGGCATGGGCTACGGCCGGTGGGGGCGACTGTTCCGGATCGACCTGCCGCTGGCGATCCCGGGCATCCTGACCGGGCTGCGACTGGCCACCGTGTCGACGGTCGCGCTGGTCACCGTGGGGGTGCTGGTCGGGCACGGCGGGCTCGGGCAGTTGATCTTCGCGGGCTTCCAGAACAACCTCTACAAGGCCGAGATCATGACCGGCACAGTGCTCTGTGTGGCGCTCGCGGTGCTGCTGGATCTGCTGCTGGTCCTGGTGGCCCGGCTGGTCACCCCCTGGTCCGTCCGGGGCGCGCGGTGA
- a CDS encoding ABC transporter ATP-binding protein — MDVTPEAAGLAESPRAASISLQGIQKRYPNGTEAVRELSLEVKAGELVVLIGPSGCGKSTVLRMINRLIEPTAGRIMLGDEDVTDVDPVRLRRRIGYVIQNVGLFPHQTVRANVATVPGLLGWSRDRTRARVEELLDLVGLDPAQFGRRYPHELSGGQRQRVGVARALAADPVVLLMDEPFSAVDPIVRARLQEEFLRLQAEVRKTIVLVTHDLDEAVRLGDRIAVLSEGGHLEQYDTPAALLGEPATPFVREFVGADRGIRRLAVTPLDRESLDPVPGDAPADLPTVPLDGSAYDALAVLLTSGRDRLLVTDDGRPVGALSRQRLLDLGRSTG; from the coding sequence GTGGACGTTACCCCGGAGGCCGCCGGCCTGGCCGAGTCCCCTCGCGCGGCGTCGATCTCCCTGCAGGGCATCCAGAAGCGCTACCCGAACGGCACCGAGGCCGTCCGGGAGCTGAGCCTGGAGGTCAAAGCCGGCGAGTTGGTGGTGTTGATCGGACCGTCCGGCTGCGGCAAGTCGACCGTGCTCCGCATGATCAACCGTCTGATCGAACCGACCGCCGGCCGGATCATGCTCGGTGACGAGGACGTCACCGACGTCGACCCGGTGCGGCTGCGCCGTCGGATCGGCTACGTGATCCAGAACGTCGGGCTCTTTCCACATCAGACGGTCCGGGCGAACGTGGCCACCGTTCCCGGGCTGCTCGGCTGGTCGCGGGACCGGACCCGGGCCCGCGTCGAGGAACTGCTTGACCTGGTCGGGCTGGACCCGGCCCAGTTCGGTCGCCGCTACCCGCACGAGCTGTCGGGTGGCCAGCGGCAGCGGGTCGGGGTGGCCCGCGCGCTCGCCGCCGACCCGGTGGTGCTGCTGATGGACGAGCCGTTCTCGGCCGTCGACCCGATCGTCCGGGCCCGCCTCCAGGAGGAGTTCCTCCGCCTCCAGGCCGAGGTCCGCAAGACGATCGTGCTGGTCACCCACGACCTCGACGAGGCGGTCCGGCTCGGCGACCGGATCGCCGTGCTCTCCGAGGGCGGGCACCTGGAGCAGTACGACACGCCGGCGGCCCTGCTCGGCGAGCCCGCCACCCCGTTCGTACGCGAGTTCGTCGGGGCCGACCGGGGCATCCGCCGGTTGGCGGTCACCCCACTCGACCGGGAGTCGCTGGACCCGGTGCCCGGCGACGCCCCAGCCGACCTGCCGACCGTGCCGCTGGACGGCTCCGCGTACGACGCGCTGGCGGTGCTGCTCACCTCGGGACGGGACCGGCTCCTGGTGACCGACGACGGCCGACCGGTGGGCGCGCTCAGCCGACAGCGTCTCCTCGACCTCGGCCGCTCGACGGGCTGA